From one Plasmodium yoelii strain 17X genome assembly, chromosome: 12 genomic stretch:
- a CDS encoding dolichol-phosphate mannosyltransferase subunit 3, putative, which translates to MQLTKGKVVVIILLFSTILWIYKFDKYKKSDSLYKWILIPLYLIFTLGVYALVSISISIYNVNIIPHDQNTLLEELDAIKRKLQMKNFTFT; encoded by the exons ATGCAGCTTACAAAGGGAAAAGTTGTTGTCataattttacttttttctacaattttatggatatacaaatttgacaaatataaaaaatcgGATTCCTTATATAAATGGATACTA ATTCCTTTATATCTTATATTCACTTTAGGTGTTTACGCATTAGTTTCCATATccataagtatatataatgttaatattatacctCATGACCAGAATACGCTATTAGAg gaACTGGATGCCATAAAAAGGAAATTGcaaatgaaaaattttaCCTTTACCTAA
- a CDS encoding CPW-WPC family protein produces MNYFYLFVLFLFLYAELNLCENEKKNELFSNSELENIGGSAGGIITGSSNLSAHTNPHPSVTNVAGDILHGLKSASPPIVELNEETLIDPDIICERDYNIPCPEDYTYIGSVHKTDDEICAPSPTYDGPCIGEELNIKNMSDTRKEHWSIKCKTSWPCRKCVRDYTSFCPEKWNKVEGTIRSCKPSRDYMGPCKYQINFSGHNTEMLSDWSLECEAWWPCDHIDLFPDCPDSDIPITAAATRWRLMRNYQ; encoded by the exons atgaattatttttatttatttgtactatttctttttttatatgcggaattaaatttatgtgaaaatgaaaaa aaaaatgaattattttctaacAGTGAATTAGAAAATATAGGGGGGAGTGCag GTGGCATTATTACGGGATCCTCAAATTTATCCGCACACACAAATCCTCATCCTTCCGTTACTAATGTTGCTGGAGAT ATACTTCATGGTCTAAAGAGTGCTTCACCACCAATTGTTGAAT TAAATGAAGAAACTTTAATTGATCCTGATATTATTTGCGAAAGGGATTATAATATACCATGCCCCGAG gATTATACTTATATTGGATCTGTTCATAAAACCGATGATGAAATATGTGCACCATCACCAACTTATGATg GCCCTTGCATAGGTGAAGAATTGAACATAAAGAACATGTCTGATACCAGAAAGGAGCATTGGTCAATAAAATGTAAAACATCATGGCCTTGTAGAAAATGTGTAAGGGACTACACTTCATTTTGTCCAG aaAAATGGAATAAAGTGGAAGGAACTATAAGATCTTGTAAACCATCAAGGGATTATATGGGCCCTTGTAAATACCAGATAAATTTTTCTGGACACAATACGGAAATGCTAAGCGACTGGAGTTTAGAATGTGAAGCTTGGTG GCCATGTGATCATATAGATTTATTCCCTGATTGCCCAGATAGTGATATCCCTATTACTGCAGCTGCTACTAG ATGGAGATTGATGAGGAATTACCAGTga
- a CDS encoding SURF1 domain-containing protein, putative produces the protein MPFLNNIQNVRKFAFQLNDTIFLCKLKGYHTDVFYNTSSIFFNTNNLKKRYLSTLKNKRNKKKLSLFSKCIKREHDTKVGNIINLRKRKWGRPYKVHIDLLNEEIKCIEKKINERNLIKNDTGDISLTQFKYPSQKLYKAKEEEIKLIRKSEGQYYLPLECENSTIVRIINIKNKISSPILRCVRNSKFGLREKEKRFFFFYSSFICSFFFLMGVWQYKKVNKKRFLINYILGNINKPIIDINDSDFPWFHDYLMLKEKIEELNKDLELYEKENESKINNDITQAIASVFEFWEKVKTFWKEEFKKKESKSNNQNNNNDSINGAKNEQNEDNLYNNINENDTDLLTIDFENIKNIHDWIIRIRNENFFSRFIKRKIMKNNITEEELKKLAIEKYKYRKVQLTGVLDTSNNFYIGPKFHEHNKKKKYYYVICPLFLKDGKCILVNRGLIAQEILKENISENPKIVTIRGILDPGELYECSFKKFKIISNKNGYGNYFYYYDIENICKNANILNFEGSNYFIANIYDILVHEDYHNDIIKSRYSNKGNSDNIKDKNKIKELNDSLKELNNISIDDMDRETQERIKRFLKNNNSQTEKKSAIKRAKPFRYDDHFIHKKKKEYLNFYADERTHFNYACQWFMFSIVFSTISIFKFIQFKRWIF, from the coding sequence ATgccatttttaaataatatacaaaatgtAAGGAAATTCGCTTTTCAGTTAAATGACACGATTTTTTTGTGCAAACTAAAGGGGTATCACACTGATGTATTTTATAATACGTCGTCAAtcttttttaatacaaataacttaaaaaaaaggTATTTGAgtacattaaaaaataaaagaaataaaaaaaagttatcattattttcaaaatgtaTAAAACGTGAGCACGATACAAAAGtaggaaatataataaatttgagAAAGAGAAAATGGGGGCGTCCTTATAAAGTTCATATAGATTTGttaaatgaagaaataaaatgtatagaaaaaaaaattaatgagaGAAACTTAATTAAAAATGACACTGGAGACATATCTCTAACACAATTTAAATATCCAAGTCAAAAACTTTATAAAGCAAAGgaagaagaaataaaattaataagaaAAAGTGAGGGGCAATACTATTTACCATTAGAATGTGAAAATAGTACTATTGtaagaattattaatataaagaataaaatatCGTCACCCATATTACGGTGTGTACGTAATAGTAAATTTGGATTGAgagaaaaggaaaaaaggtttttttttttttattcatccTTTATttgttcctttttttttttaatgggTGTATggcaatataaaaaagttaaCAAAAAGagatttttaattaattatatattaggtAACATAAACAAGCCAATTATAGATATTAATGACTCCGATTTTCCATGGTTTCATGATTATTTGatgttaaaagaaaaaattgaaGAATTAAATAAGGATTTggaattatatgaaaaagaaaatgaatcaaaaataaataatgatataaccCAAGCAATTGCGAGTGTTTTTGAATTTTGGGAAAAAGTGAAAACATTTTGGAAGGAGGAATTTAAAAAGAAGGAAAGCAAAAGCAACAAtcaaaacaataataatgactCTATTAATGGTgctaaaaatgaacaaaatgaagataatttatataataatataaatgaaaatgatacaGACCTATTAACTATtgattttgaaaatataaaaaatatccatGATTGGATTATTCGAATaagaaatgaaaattttttttccagatttattaaaagaaaaataatgaaaaataatataactgAAGAAGAGTTGAAAAAGCTAGCTATAGAAAAGTATAAATATAGAAAGGTACAGTTAACAGGAGTATTAGATACAagtaacaatttttatatagggCCTAAATTTCATGAgcataacaaaaaaaaaaaatattattatgttatttgcccattatttttaaaagatgGAAAATGCATATTAGTGAATCGAGGGTTAATAGCACAAGAAATACTAAAGGAAAATATAAGTGAAAATCCTAAAATTGTTACAATTAGAGGAATATTAGATCCAGGTGAATTATATGAATgttcttttaaaaaatttaaaattatttcaaACAAAAATGGATAtggaaattatttttattattatgatattgaaaatatttgtaaaaatGCTAATATCTTAAATTTTGAAGGATCTAACTATTTCATTGCAAacatatatgatatattagTACACGAAGATTACcataatgatataataaaGAGCCGATATTCAAATAAAGGTAACAGTgataatattaaagataaaaataaaataaaagaattaaaTGATAGTTTAAaggaattaaataatattagtaTTGATGATATGGATAGAGAAACGCAAGAAAGGATAAAACGTTTTTTGAAAAACAATAACAGTCAAACTGAAAAAAAATCTGCTATAAAAAGGGCAAAACCTTTTAGATATGATGATCATTTTATacataagaaaaaaaaagaatacttaaatttttatgCTGATGAAAGAACACATTTTAATTATGCATGCCAATGGTTTATGTTTTCAATTGTTTTTTCAAccatatctatatttaaatttattcaGTTTAAAAGATGGATATTTTAg